actgatccgaatcggtccaaattatactcaaaatctaagtttggccaagccctttcaaatggcaccaaccgcgataaaatcggatgagccgttcaaaagttataagcggttcacatactttcatacacgcacacacacacacacacacatacatacagacaccgtgacaacctcgcggggatagtcagggaagcttcctgtgaccttcaaacgtcgagatctgatgaaaactcgatttttgcaaaacggggtgaaaacaataacttcccgatttttgaaaatcttcgattttttttagcgggaagttaaaaaacgaTCAAaagtacacagaaagaaaatttcttgactggagaacaaaattcttggctcaagaaaattttcggatgcctgaaggaagatcgaagttgtgttggtcgaagtaaaaatttttcttgaaattctattcttggtgaaagtaattttttcttaattcaaattaccataaatacttgatacaataaatttttttatttgatcaagatttttagatactttagggaagcagcgctatctacttcagctgagaaaaaaattttctcaccttgagaaaatttttctcttgaatatttgatacccattttataatattttagcgtacaattatacatattgaatgaaaaaaaatgattcaatattatatgATCTTCCCGTTTgacatgttaataaataaaaatattaatgaaaatttacttctatctttatatttaattttttgaagcaagagagaaattttctcaagacaagaaaatttacttctagcaagaactaaattttttggagcaagaggctgaattttctcaaaacaacaaaattttcttgacttaaataaattttcttggatcaagatacgtatttcttaaagcaagagaattaattttgttagaataagtgaaatttcttgtgtcaaaaaaaaaactttttcgctcaagaaaataattaggaacaaaaatattttcttggcttaagtaaaccttttttctgtgtagacaAATAATAAccttaaaatgaataatatcatgtgaaatttaaaataaattcatcagaATTGAGCTATCTTTTACAACTAAAAGATTATTTCtatataattgaataaattcaaatttttttggaaatcaaACGCGGGTTATTCAGAAGCTAAGCGACTGATTTTACTCATATTCAAACTAGAATAAGACATTCGTCCATTATTAAGCAcacaaaatttcattaaaatcaattgaGAATTGTGGAGGCAATCCAGCTAATATGGCGCGTTATTTCACATACATAAAGTTTCAGGCTAACATcctacaattttttcataatttacaaataatttacttgtaaaaataacaatagctAAAAAATGCACTTGGAAATTTAAACCAACTCTTTCGGtgcaattatttatatatctttcacaaaagttatgttaaaaattccttagacattttataaactaacaaaaaaaatattttctagcaGAATGACtaacaattatcaatttttttgttaacagCACGATTATCGTTTGGCGTGGGTCGTTTAGTAGGATCTCCATCACCAAGAAGTCAATCGCCATCGCACTCCCTGGGTCCATCATCACCACGGCCATCGCGGGACCCAGAGATCGACATCGATGTAGAAGAagacgaggaagaagacgaagAAGTGGATGTCGACGTTGAGGAAGTGGGCGACGAGGATGAAACAGAGATAAAGGGTGGATCCAGTGAAAGAGATTTTTCATCGCGATCAACTCACTCAACTCCGTCACCGTCGCGGTCACTAATTCGCGGATCTTCATCGCCGTCATCAAGTATTCGGCCACCTAGAAAATCTGGTGATAGTTTCAGTGTTTCGGCACTACTAAGGCCAGATCCTCCGGCCAGCCAACGAACTTCTTCCTCGGACGATTCTTCTTCAGCAGCGACAACTGTTGCACGCCATCAACCTGGTCCTACAACGGTGGCCGCGGTTGCAGCTGGAATCGGTTTATACCCACCGTTACATCTCCAAAGCGGATTATTACCGCCTCATCCACATCATCCGCTGTCTTACCTCCATCCGCAACTAATTCCTCATCATCTTTTACCGCCGCATTTACATCCCCTTCTAAGAACGGTTCACCCAGCGCACCCAGGACTTCATTCAGCTCACTCGACTCATGGTCTTCATCATCCACATCCGCTCGGTGATGTTTACAGTTGTGTTAAATGTGATAAAATGTTCAGTACGCCTCATGGTCTTGAggtaattgtatttttattcatttttattagttgGGAATGAGCAAACATTCcatctttaatttaaattaaaatttcatttattaaagaaaaaaacttcaatattcTCTAATCATAAAAAAGTTTGCTTTACTGCTGCAGTGACTGCGGCCTTCACAACGCCTTCACAATgcgaaaaataagaaaaaaaatctttattaaatttctaccTTATTATACAATCAAACtcagaatagaaaaaaaatcgaaatttaaataaaaattttttcttttgagttaatttgatttttttatcagtgtataaaacTAGGTATATATGGatggtaataaataatgatatcttacttgtatttttttttaatagattttttgaattgaaagATTTTAAACGAAAATATATGTCAAAAATGGTTAAGatataattacttattattatccaTTTATTCTAATCatgattaaagtaaaatattatcgTTGTAATTAGTAACtcaatagtaataatgatCAGTTTTCCCAGATTGCTCATTCCTACGTTGACTTTTGATTTGACATTGAGATTTAGATTTtcaaataaagtaataaataaaatgatttatattttaaaaggtACACGCAAGAAGGTCGCACAATGGTAAACGTCCGTTTGCGTGTGAATTGTGTAATAAAACGTTTGGCCACGAGATAAGTTTAACCCAGCATCGCGCCGTGCATTCTGCTGAAAAAGTGTTTGAATGCAAGCAATGTGGAAAGTCATTCAAAAGGTCAAGTACGCTGAGTACACATCTGCTTATTCATTCAGACACTCGGCCGTATCCTTGTCAATTTTGTGGCAAACGATTTCACCAGAAAAGTGACATGAAAAAGCACACTTACATTCACACAGGTacgtttatttaatttttacttacacTCTATACTCTGGTttggttatttattaataatatacaaaACCCAGCTGTACCGAGGGTATAAGGATAAGTTTCTCAATGTTTTGGATTTGGTTgaaatttatctaaattacCGGGGATGTGTGCTGTgcaatctaaataatttataactgtCTGGATAGACTGTCTGGCTATTTTACGGTGGTAGTGTATATCGCCGAGGATTCATCTCTTTTAACTTGTATCTGGATTTTCTACCAGTTCAGTTTTCCCATTTACACATGTGCCGCAAGGGTGTGTGGTAATAAACGTAATGCTCTTTTCCAAAGCTTCACTATACTCTATCTCTATACATATAAAAGGTATCAAACCATCCCCATTGATTATATACTCCCTGCTTTTGTACTAACCGTGTGTGTCTCTCACGATTCTCTGCAATTCCGATGATTCTTTTCACTTAATATCTGTACAGCAAGGATGAAATCCTGTAATGTCAATCCGTGAATAGActtttactaaattaattatttgtggaaatatttaaagtatatGAATAAATCATACTTAACGAATAATAGATAATagctttcaaaaatttatagaaagaaattatttcaacCCTCTGAGAagataaatgtaatttaatgcaatctatttattgatttttatttttgtaaaattattaaattaatcattatataaatatgtaatagAACTTATGTGATTCTAAAATTGACATGTGTTTTTGCAATTCGGCTTTTGCCTTGGCATATagttaagtaaataaataaaataaataaatgattttgaaattttttaagattaaattgcaagtaaaattctataaataattcttgCAAGCAgcgctataataataataataacaataataataataataataataataataataataataataataataacgctACATTAATATGTAGAGAGACTTTGATAAGAAGTGAGTTGTTTGGTATCGATAAATGCGGATGAGAATAAGTGGTAACACTTGACACTTTGGTGTCATTGCCGGAGCGGGAAGTAAAAATGTAGGAGGGTGAATAAGAGGGGGTGAGTAGGTGTACAAGTCTGCTAGTATTATATAGATGATGGTGACGGAGGAACGGTTGAGGATAGAGAGGAAGGaagatgagaaaaaaaaagtttagaggCGTGGATGAGGGTGAATCTTTCTTTCCCGGTGTATCCTCGGGTCTCGGGGTATTGTGTCACCATGGTAACACTCCCGATGTCTTATCAAATTATCACCTTGTCCTTTCCGCTGTAGATATATACTCTTAATCCTTATCCTTGGTTGCCTCTTTTCAGAAGGCTGAACCAGCCCTTTCCTTAGCTGTCCTTGGCTGCTTGGGAGTACTTTTTGTTATGACCCTTCGACGCTTTAGTTAAGTGGAAAAAACTGGACAAAGCAAAACTCTATGGCCAATTGGATGAGTATTAACTATCAACTACCCAAGGGAATTTAGCTATTCGCACATCCAGGGCATCAAGAATCATGCAAAAAATcatgttcgtttttttaaaataaaaaatccatttttttcattcaatattattgatattatttttagttattgtaATAACAAGTGCGTAAAATCTGATTTAAGGTATGGGAGTGTAGTGATAACGTGGCGTAGCTGAGCGTGTAGTACGTGATGCGTGTGTCGAGGCCGAATTATTGTCCCGAGCGACTTGGAGCTCTAATGATAATCAAACTGAGCAGTATGCCTCTTTATATCTTTATACACTTTTACATACACATCGAGTTGCATATTTCTCTCTTCGTCTAACTCGCGTTAACGCATCCTTCTCTCTAGCCAGTGGTGGTGTGTTTGGGCCATGTGCAACGAGGGTGCGGCATCATAAGATTCCCAAGGGACCAGAACGGCGTGTGGCGTTacgtaaaatcattattagcCTGCTAGACTGTAGGTATTGTTCATTGGTGACACTGACTGCCTACGACGCATAAGGCAAATCCATGAGCCCATGAGTAAATTAAATAGACAAAGATGCATCGTAGATTCGTGTacagatagatagataaaatttattttaattagatattatttatagttatataggtatatatatataggtatatattTGTATGTGTAAGTGTATTTATGTATCGGGTGAATAAATAAACCTGACGGAATAACGACAATGGAATGAGTGCTCGGCAAATATTGTTCAGCCGCTGGTATTCCGCGGCAATTAGTTTTCATCGCATTTTCGGGTACTCTTTGTGGCTGAAATCCTTCACTGTGTTTTTTCATTGCTTTCtatgaactttttttatcaactgcTTGATcacgataaataataaaacaaattttttttattacgatatttttgataaaataaaaagaaataaattagggCTGAGTGTATACAAGGCACAAAATTTATAGTCTTCCGAGTATATAAATGGTTTGATgtgcaaaaattttaaatactgatAGTGTAAAAGACACGATAAAATggtgtttaattaaattttattatgttagCGTTTCTAATAATCCAGTGGTTCTTGAATGTTTTCAATAATTGTCAGTCACAGTTtcgctgataaaaaaaattaacttaatttgaGAGAGAAAATCTTGGaataacaaaatcattttgaaaatttttttttgttttgaagaaatcaaaaaatttcctgaaccaagtaaaattaacttaaatcgagaaaaatttattggtttAAGTTAATctaattcttaaaaatgattttcttagttttgaaaaaattttttttttctcaagatggctttttttattaatgcaaAAATATGAAACGACTAACTTGAGTGAAAGTGATTGTAAAATGtggagaaataaattttatgtatttttgaaaagtttgaGGAGaaagaattgtattttatatatttttgaatatttaatgtgtaaaatatcaaaatatatatttattatatttcacAGCTTTAAAACGGTTTTTAATTATACAGGAGTTTGAAATTTGATAGCAAGAAAATTTCAGATTGTAAATGAATATCAAACTGACCATGTTAATTCCTGAAGGATCATTTTCacactaaaatatttaatacagaAATTGTATTATCTACTAGTACTATTACGAAGAAAtaaaaactctaaaaattgcaaaataaaaataatgataatacttcaaaagaataaaaagttGTGTAAACAATAAGTTATCAGATGTTTAACTTGTGAAAATGGGATGATATTTATCCATGTGTGTTAAAAGACCGAAAGACATGGGGTACAATTAGACCAACTGGTGACAAAACAACAAGTGCGTGCATCAACTTCCATTTCACAGAAGCCCTAACCCCCGATAAGTAAACACGCGAATGTAATCTCTGGCCCTACTGTCGTGGTCTCAAATAAACACAACTTACCAATCACTTTGcttgatattattttagatACCAACCAATTTTCTCATtcttatttctaaaaaataattgtcgttctttttcaaaaaaaaaaaaaaaaaatatattaatagcaTTTACAAAttgactaaaaataataatttgaattttcattattGAGTGTTATAAGATGAAAGAGGATTACAAACTGATACTcatgtaaatttaaagtttactaTATTGTCACCCTTCAAGTTGTCGAACATGAAGTATACTTTAACAAAATCGACCCCTATGTTTTCACAATAAACACAACCTGCTCGATCGTCAGTAGAGTAGAATTGAGTAGACCGAAGTGAACATATTTCACACTCTTACTCTGCTATTTTGCTTCTACTTCACACAAGTTAATTAAtatcctttttatttttttaataaaattatttttgtttttttttcaaacagtgtaaagtttttttatcaattttttacttcaaattaaaaaaattttttatttcgcaGCGAAATATTCGACAAATAATTCACATGTAAACATAAGCGCATGAAAGTGGTTAAGCACTATGCTATAACTTGTAAGAGTGAGTTGCTTTTGCTCCCTAGCCTATACTATTAGAGGTTTACGTCTAACTACATCGGCTTTCGGAGACCATCTTCACTCTATTCATGCACTGTATCATTGACTCACCGACACCACAACATCACTTCAAGCTGTTCAAAACTTTCTGACTATATCTTAGTTTATAATAGTTTGCATAATCACTTTAAAATCTCATTTATTCTGCAAAACATTTTATAACAAAcatgtttattatttgattcacggaaaataataaatgtacaAACATCtattgaagtaaaaaatttaaaaagattgtACAATAATTACGATAAAGACGATGTTGGGCTGCTGTTTTCTGTATCATCAATTCCCTCTAACTTGAAACTTTTCTTTATTGCCGTAACTTTAAATCGTCAAAGTTTAAATGTCCTACCAAAGTAGTATAATGAATGCGTAATTATGAAGATAAAATTCTGTAAACAAGCACTgcgctgataaaaaaaattatcttgattcagtaaaaaaacaaattcgaattaaaagaaaatcatttttaaaaattttaaaatcaagtaGAAAAGCTTTTGAACTTAATGTTACttggttaaattattttttttacttaatcgtgcaattatttaaatcaagacaaaaaatttttgaatcaagtaacattaacttaaattaaaaaaaatttttcagttaacgaatttttctacttaaatcaagacaatgaaattcttcaaaatgattttcttaattccaattaatattttttctatgtgTGCTAACCTTATACTCcctgtttttttatttatttataactaacCGATGACTCAAGTACGAAATATATTACgtataataaatacaatatcATAGCATTACAAGTATGAGACAAATAATTAAGTGAAACATTAGACGGGAATGAAGGTAGGAAGACAGTGAAGGCACCTACTTAGGAACTAATAGATCGGATTTGTCACGATTCCAAATGTGATCGACGgcgtaataatttaatagccATCAATTCACCACAAATGGTAGGAAGAGGATTACTACCCGTCTCCCTGCGGTATACCAGAGAGCACTAAGGAGCTAACCGACTTAAGTTTCTGGTATCACGTTTCTATAGCTTTCCTTATTCCGTCTTGTTTTCCAACGAGGTTCCTTGTTCCTGGTTTCCTTTATTCCTCGCCGTCTGAATTCAGAATTATACAATTGTGTTCTAAAACTCTCAGCTGTTAACAATTAACTGTTTAGTTAACTATTTGGTTTAGTAACCAGTCtattaagtttaaataaaataaaacaatggatTAGGATTAGAAATCCAGATTTGGGattgttaattgaaaaaaattctggtgTGGGTTTACCTCGTTGTAGTTTTACGCTGAACACTCGTGTTATAGCTTACACCACGCAGAGAGGGTGTTGTTGTATGTACATGAATTGTATGTACACTCATTCTCTGTTCTGGTTCTCTGTCCCAGTCCCATGGTAACACTTTATCTCGCGGACTACCCATGTACCCCCTTCTGTTCGGAAATAGTCAGTACAACACGCTACTCTAACTACTCTGTACCACTCTATACTGTAGTAGCTTCTATGTAACTAGTAGCATTGCAAAGTCCAACGTTGCTTTACGCTTCCGATCAATTTTCTGGTTCCTGGTATGCTATGCAATGTTGGCACCCTCGGGATTATTTGTCATCGATTTATATCAACACATATACACATTCATGTTTATAACTAATTCATATACCATATTAGCATTATATGTTCTGTCATCTGATTGTTTTCATgttcatttttgtttttactttCTGTTTTATGTTCCGTTTAATTTCATTCATTTCACGAGCATAGAGtaaaatcacatttttattattaaaatatagttttatatttaatttaattaatttacaatgcAAGGGTCTTtaacattcaatttttttttataagttatggAAGAAAACAGAAATTCTTCTTCGaagcatcaatttttttaactccaaaataatttaaatttgccgCGGAACGTTTTTggttgaagtaaaaatttcgtTATTGTATTTAGATATGAAGTATGTTGAAATAAAACTGCTTCaaatatacagaaaaaaaatttacttgaatcaagtaaataattttgaagaattttatcttcttgatttgagtagaaaaattcttaaaccaagaaatttttcttgacttaagtGAATCTTACTtgtttgaagaatttttcgtcttgattcaaggcaatgaaactcttcaaaatcattttcttgattcaagaattttcatcttgattcaaattaaattttttttcagtgtataagAAGATCTTATTCtccatcttaaaaaaatttaatctattttctcaccacaaaaaaatgttttttacctaaaaatacgcttattgataaaaaaagtttcttataataagtaaaaatcggTGGATATTATATTCTCAAGATTCCAACTTCAACAAGAGTGATGgggagtaaaaataaaaactcacaCCATTTGTGAACTCAGAATTTAGTAACTATATTGGCTCTATCACGTAAAAATTGACCAAAATTTCTTCCTTGTCAAAGAACATTTACAGACATGAAATTTGAAggaaaaatttcatgaattttaaagtttaattttatatactacacggaaagaattTTATAGTAGCGTCAACTATCCCTGGATTGTAGTTTTTCATATCTATATGAATGTAACTCTTACAATAATGCAATCGTAAGATTTTTCATATAGATACTTACATTTACCACCGAATAGAGTTAAATTGAGCAAttataatacaataaaaaattgatttattaatttgattgtaatatgattttttttttagattgctTTCTAACGTCAAAaagtaaattcaaataaaaaatagttttttataattcagatagtaattaaaaagataaaaatgagATAGAATGTCTGACGAGATAAATAATCACTGtgagattataaaaaaacaactttagAGTCCCAAGTGTATCCAATCGGATTGAATGATATCCGACCTGGTAATCCCGGCTGGAAGCTTTCTATACTCTAGTGTAAAGAGAAAAGATGAAGGAAAATCCAAGCTGTCCTCGATATGAAATATGAGATGTGGTTTTCTCCAGGATTCACTAGCGTTTTTTTTTCCGCTATatgcttttttttcttctgctAACGCCTGCTGAGCAAGGAGTTAGGTTCTCCTTTTCAGTTCCATTCGGGTTACAGCATACCAAATAAAAGCTCCGCGTTGCGTCGCGTCCTCTACTCTGTCTTGATAATCTTCTGTCTCAAACTTTCCGCCTTCGTTTCATCCTGATATCCGTGAAAGAGAGCTCGAAGTAGAGCCAGAGCTATAAAGCTTTACTTCTCTGTCAGACTTCTCCGGCTCGCGCATTCAACCTCACCTCTCGCGGGGATTTGGATTGGAGGGCAGACACCAAGCCCCGAGAGCCGAGAGCAGAGAGTAGGAACGTGGTCGATGGAGACGAGAGGAAATCAATGCCTTTGCCAGGCTCCTCCGCCGACGCAGACCCGGCACCCAGTATCCGGCCCCACCTCGAAGGACCTGTACTACTTGCTTTCTCAGATCTATACTACTTTTTATACTAGTCAACTAATGCcggattttcttttttttaactttacttTTTACATTCTTTACCCTTTTATCCATACATTTTTTACCAACTATTTTATTctgctgatttttttttaactaaattcaatctttgaatttattgctctaataattctcaataaaataatttttttttctgttaaaaaatatcaataaaaattgaaactaCTGTTGAAAATGTTTTGAAatcttgatttaattaatgtacgtttaatttcttaagttgtttttttttttttttttttcaataaaaatttttataagtttcataaaattattaaaaatgtaaaaacatTTAGGGGagagggggggggggcaaaatgaGGTAAGGgtggcaaaatggggtacccccaaaatttcgtaagaaaattttttttttccaaaaagctcTTTCAGCttcctaaaatatattttaacgtcatttcctacaatttaaaagaaaaaaaaattttttaattaaaaaaacaaaaaaaattttttttttctaacttttcttacagtaatttttatcgtcattgtgcatcgtaataatttttttttcacatctacgattactttttctaaatttttaagttctcgctttacaaatgaatgattaaaaaaaaaaaaaaaaaaacggggAGTCATTGGTTCCATGccagttttcgaaaatcaagttctaatctgatcttcacatttttaaggtcctaggaacTAGTTCTTAATATTCCTACGAGGATATCTGTCGgcgtgtgtgtatgtgagTGTAAGCCTCTAATGTGTCGAAGAAAAatcttacacagaaaaaaaaatttcttgactggagaacaaaattcttggctcaagaaaattttcaggtgcctgaaggaagactgaagttgtgttgcccgaaataaaaatttttcttgaaattctattcttggtggaagtaattttttcttaattcaaattatcatgaaTACTTTATGCaatcaatttttacatttgatcaagatttttagatactttagagaAGCAatgccacctacttcagctgagaaaaaaattttctcaccttgagaaaatttttttcttgaatatttgatacccattttatattattttagcgtgcaattatacatattgaatgaaaaaaaatgatttaacattatttgatcttcccatttgatatgttaatcaataaaaatattaatgaaaatttacttctatctttatatttaattttttggagcaagaggctgaattttctcaaaacaagaagattttcttgacttaaataaattttcttggatcaagatacatatttcttaaaacaagagggttgattttgttggaataagtgaaatttcttgtgtcaaaaagaaaatttttttttcgctcaaggaaataattaggaagaaaaatattttcttggctcaagtgaacctttttttctgtgtaaactaACCATTCTAAAAGAATgtctttttcaaataacttcgaaatttattctcggataatttttgatgtcataatttaactatcaatGCTCAGAAAACTGTGTCAGAGGCCgccaatttcttcaaaatcatttggtgggcttgtgagatatttaatttaaaaagttagaTCTTCAGGCCTACAAGATCattcaacttgaaaaaattttcctgaatccctaaaccaagaaagagagtgcaaaaaaattacgaatgtTTTGTTTCGTGCTATTGCTTGGAATTGCGTGAGAACTatgtctgaaaaatttttcaccgggagatccaaaaattagaatcttctcaagggaactctttttttttatcttgatattatttttactcaagcgaaacccgacaaaaattattacaaaattaaaaaaatttttttgctacctCAATTTTTGTTAGGAGTATATTGCGTCAACTATAACAATGTTTCTTTTTTGGGTGATTTGTTCATCTCTCTGAGTTCTTTCGTAGActtatcgataagaaaatgttatttttttaacgatatttcattttcggataatgaaatttttttttcactttttcaggaggtaccccattttgcccgcaaaaaaaaaaaattttttttctacggcaacttgaaatttgattattttccttcaattacgactgaaaacgagaaaaatcagCATATTTAAGTCCTTAAAATCATAACGGTTTCTtaagtaccccattttgccccccccctctcccctatattaaaaatgaaaaattgctttaaataatataaacaatttataataataataatttattaattgtttcaaaGACATATACAGGTCTATAATAATTGGGTTAGATTTTACAGTAAAA
The sequence above is drawn from the Cotesia glomerata isolate CgM1 linkage group LG4, MPM_Cglom_v2.3, whole genome shotgun sequence genome and encodes:
- the LOC123264208 gene encoding zinc finger protein 229-like isoform X2 — protein: MFPRLWAPFNTLSGTTNLPSFVKNNSTRLSFGVGRLVGSPSPRSQSPSHSLGPSSPRPSRDPEIDIDVEEDEEEDEEVDVDVEEVGDEDETEIKGGSSERDFSSRSTHSTPSPSRSLIRGSSSPSSSIRPPRKSGDSFSVSALLRPDPPASQRTSSSDDSSSAATTVARHQPGPTTVAAVAAGIGLYPPLHLQSGLLPPHPHHPLSYLHPQLIPHHLLPPHLHPLLRTVHPAHPGLHSAHSTHGLHHPHPLGDVYSCVKCDKMFSTPHGLEVHARRSHNGKRPFACELCNKTFGHEISLTQHRAVHSAEKVFECKQCGKSFKRSSTLSTHLLIHSDTRPYPCQFCGKRFHQKSDMKKHTYIHTGEKPHKCQVCGKAFSQSSNLITHSRKHTGYKPFACELCNRAFQRKVDLRRHRETQHAELGTANLPTVSHRVSIVNITQNNIVAANSSMIQ
- the LOC123264208 gene encoding zinc finger protein 135-like isoform X1 — encoded protein: MMMEVQQQHSPVVVGPLDFSRRGVAEASAFRVVKPKQPFSIVNQQTISENNNNNHTTNNNNNNNNNNNSNNTNNNNTNDDKNNNSENIQENSAINEREECNVRLMFPRLWAPFNTLSGTTNLPSFVKNNSTRLSFGVGRLVGSPSPRSQSPSHSLGPSSPRPSRDPEIDIDVEEDEEEDEEVDVDVEEVGDEDETEIKGGSSERDFSSRSTHSTPSPSRSLIRGSSSPSSSIRPPRKSGDSFSVSALLRPDPPASQRTSSSDDSSSAATTVARHQPGPTTVAAVAAGIGLYPPLHLQSGLLPPHPHHPLSYLHPQLIPHHLLPPHLHPLLRTVHPAHPGLHSAHSTHGLHHPHPLGDVYSCVKCDKMFSTPHGLEVHARRSHNGKRPFACELCNKTFGHEISLTQHRAVHSAEKVFECKQCGKSFKRSSTLSTHLLIHSDTRPYPCQFCGKRFHQKSDMKKHTYIHTGEKPHKCQVCGKAFSQSSNLITHSRKHTGYKPFACELCNRAFQRKVDLRRHRETQHAELGTANLPTVSHRVSIVNITQNNIVAANSSMIQ